A stretch of Flexistipes sp. DNA encodes these proteins:
- a CDS encoding branched-chain amino acid ABC transporter substrate-binding protein: protein MRKLFTTLAVLFAATFFVSNSYAEDVIKIGVQAPITGSYANEGQGIDKAVRLLVEQKNAEGGLLGKKIKVYTCDDEGTAQAAAICGRELVNKGVIAVIGSYTSTCAQAAQEIYYKAGVLQTSDGTADALTKNSYWTFFRNSNPNSAEAVYTSDWMINKKKYDRIAVITDYSTFAQGLGNAVVEEVKKLGGNIIYTGKIKANSQNYTPILTKIKSMNPDVIYFSGYYSDGGLLRAQQKQLGIEADFIGGDANDNPDFVKLAGSAAEGAYIINVPTPELLPYDVAKEFLADYKEKYNEMPPSIWTVLNADGLRAIMHAIEETKSTDTKTIANYLVEMEPYPGLSGPLAWDEDGERVGSSYLTYRINENGNYDVVSK from the coding sequence ATGAGAAAACTTTTCACAACACTTGCAGTGTTATTTGCTGCAACTTTTTTCGTTTCAAATTCATATGCGGAGGATGTAATTAAGATAGGGGTTCAGGCTCCTATCACTGGCAGCTATGCCAATGAGGGGCAGGGGATTGACAAGGCAGTCAGACTTTTGGTTGAGCAGAAAAATGCAGAAGGCGGACTTCTTGGCAAAAAGATAAAAGTTTACACATGTGATGATGAAGGAACCGCTCAGGCTGCAGCCATTTGCGGTCGTGAACTTGTAAACAAAGGTGTAATTGCCGTTATCGGATCTTACACATCTACATGTGCTCAGGCTGCGCAAGAAATATATTATAAAGCAGGGGTATTGCAGACAAGTGACGGTACAGCTGATGCTCTGACTAAGAACAGTTACTGGACATTTTTCAGAAATTCCAACCCTAACAGTGCGGAAGCAGTGTACACATCTGACTGGATGATAAACAAGAAAAAATATGACAGAATTGCAGTTATTACGGATTATTCCACTTTCGCCCAGGGACTTGGTAATGCTGTAGTGGAAGAAGTCAAGAAATTAGGTGGAAACATTATTTACACTGGAAAAATCAAGGCTAATTCTCAAAATTATACTCCTATACTTACAAAAATAAAATCAATGAATCCTGATGTGATATACTTCAGCGGCTATTACAGCGACGGCGGGCTTTTGAGAGCTCAGCAGAAGCAGTTGGGAATTGAGGCTGATTTTATCGGCGGCGATGCCAACGACAACCCTGACTTTGTAAAACTGGCCGGTTCAGCTGCTGAAGGTGCTTATATCATTAACGTTCCCACTCCGGAACTTCTCCCTTATGATGTTGCCAAGGAATTTCTTGCCGATTACAAAGAAAAATACAATGAAATGCCCCCAAGCATCTGGACTGTTTTGAATGCAGACGGTCTCAGAGCCATTATGCACGCAATTGAAGAAACAAAATCTACTGATACAAAAACAATTGCAAACTATCTGGTGGAAATGGAGCCTTATCCAGGTTTAAGCGGCCCGCTCGCATGGGATGAAGACGGAGAGCGTGTTGGAAGTTCGTACTTAACTTACAGAATCAATGAGAACGGAAATTACGACGTAGTAAGTAAATAA
- a CDS encoding branched-chain amino acid ABC transporter permease, translating to MKNTKNLLFILFFACLILYPFVAEGRWLAVGITFLIFSIVALSEDIVLGRAGMFDMGHAIYFGMGAYICGILNYHYGLPIVATIPFAIIIPALFGICLSAPIVHLRGDYLLVTTLGLNMVFLQVLENDAFGLTGGPNGIFGIDSLNLFGFQLMSQTSIYYVAFLFFIITLLIIKNLEHGKAGRAFHYLSQDPIASQSIGINVRFYRILAFALGAGIAGAAGVLFAIQYGAISPEAFTFKESVLFFAIVLVGGPSSIPGILIGTFVMFVLPEVFRQFDTARYLVFGLAMILAMVLRPNGILPFKFGKFPKFVREK from the coding sequence ATGAAAAATACAAAAAATCTGCTTTTTATATTGTTTTTTGCTTGTCTTATTTTATACCCTTTTGTAGCAGAAGGGCGCTGGCTTGCAGTCGGCATTACTTTTTTAATATTTTCTATTGTTGCATTGAGTGAAGATATCGTTTTAGGTCGGGCCGGAATGTTTGATATGGGTCATGCCATTTATTTCGGAATGGGTGCATATATCTGCGGTATATTAAATTATCACTACGGTCTGCCTATTGTTGCAACTATACCTTTTGCAATTATAATTCCCGCGTTATTCGGTATCTGTCTGTCTGCTCCCATTGTTCACCTGAGGGGCGATTACCTTTTGGTAACAACTTTGGGTTTGAATATGGTTTTTTTACAGGTTCTGGAAAATGATGCTTTTGGACTTACAGGAGGACCGAACGGTATCTTTGGTATAGATTCGCTTAATCTTTTTGGTTTCCAGCTGATGTCACAGACCTCAATATATTATGTGGCTTTTCTCTTTTTCATAATAACGCTGCTTATAATAAAAAATCTTGAGCATGGCAAAGCCGGAAGGGCTTTTCATTATCTCAGCCAGGATCCTATAGCTTCCCAGAGTATAGGTATCAATGTGCGGTTTTATCGTATTTTGGCTTTTGCACTGGGAGCCGGTATTGCCGGTGCTGCCGGGGTTCTTTTTGCAATACAGTACGGTGCCATCAGTCCTGAAGCTTTTACTTTCAAAGAATCAGTCTTGTTTTTTGCCATAGTGCTGGTGGGCGGTCCCTCATCCATACCTGGAATTCTTATCGGTACGTTTGTAATGTTTGTGTTGCCGGAAGTTTTCAGGCAATTTGATACTGCACGCTATCTTGTATTCGGTCTTGCCATGATATTAGCCATGGTGCTCAGGCCGAACGGTATTTTACCATTTAAGTTCGGCAAATTTCCAAAATTTGTGAGAGAGAAATAA
- a CDS encoding branched-chain amino acid ABC transporter permease has protein sequence MDIFFQQIINGLTIGSLYALIALGYTMVYGILKLINFAHGDLVALSAFVGMTVFAKILGGEASLFSVIALFLITMAVIAVAGVALDKSAYKPLRNAPRLSAVVSALGAGLVIQNGIMLTWGPNVNFFPGNLVPNIVWNIGGTVVTFIQMLILVLSLILMIALYLFINRTKMGTAIRASAIDKDASRLMGINVDRVISLVFIIGSALGAVGGIFIGMYYRGITFEMGWQYGLYAFVAAIMGGIGNIPGAMLGGILLGLFNALIAGYVSSTWTDAFTFLLLILIIIFRPTGILGEKVAEKV, from the coding sequence ATGGATATTTTTTTCCAACAAATAATCAACGGCCTCACTATAGGCAGTTTGTATGCCCTGATTGCCCTGGGCTACACCATGGTTTATGGAATTCTGAAGCTGATTAACTTTGCCCATGGCGACCTTGTTGCTCTTTCAGCATTTGTAGGTATGACTGTTTTTGCAAAAATATTGGGAGGCGAAGCCTCCCTCTTTTCTGTCATTGCTTTATTTCTGATTACTATGGCAGTAATTGCAGTGGCCGGTGTTGCACTTGATAAGTCGGCATATAAACCTCTCAGGAATGCACCCAGACTAAGTGCAGTTGTCTCAGCACTTGGTGCCGGACTTGTTATTCAAAACGGAATTATGCTTACCTGGGGTCCTAATGTGAATTTTTTCCCCGGTAATCTTGTGCCGAATATTGTATGGAACATCGGAGGAACTGTTGTAACATTTATCCAGATGCTTATTCTTGTACTTTCCCTCATTCTGATGATTGCTCTCTATCTTTTTATAAACAGAACAAAAATGGGGACTGCTATACGTGCATCAGCAATAGATAAAGACGCCTCAAGACTTATGGGGATAAATGTGGACAGAGTTATTTCTCTTGTATTTATAATCGGCTCAGCTCTCGGAGCGGTAGGCGGGATATTTATAGGAATGTATTATAGAGGAATAACCTTTGAGATGGGATGGCAGTATGGTTTGTACGCTTTTGTAGCTGCAATAATGGGAGGAATCGGTAATATACCCGGTGCTATGCTGGGGGGAATTCTGCTGGGGCTTTTTAATGCTCTTATTGCAGGCTATGTGTCCAGTACCTGGACAGATGCTTTTACCTTTCTTCTTCTTATTTTAATTATTATTTTCCGGCCCACTGGCATTTTGGGTGAAAAGGTAGCGGAGAAGGTCTGA
- a CDS encoding ABC transporter ATP-binding protein, with amino-acid sequence MSLLKLSGVTKVFGGLTAVNRLDMEINEGQIFGVIGPNGAGKTTVFNCITGIYTPEDGEIMWDGEDITGLQPHKIAMKGVVRTFQTIRLFSKMSVAENVMSGRHFRSRQKWWNTIFHTPKSYKDEIANWQHVKETLEYFDLIDYASHPTNSLPYGIQRKVEIARAMATEPRLLILDEPAAGLNDSETLALVELINGIRKQGVTILLIEHDMDLVMELTDYITVINFGEKIAEGKPSEIQKNPQVIEAYLGSDEDDE; translated from the coding sequence ATGTCCCTTTTAAAATTATCAGGTGTAACAAAAGTTTTCGGCGGTCTGACTGCTGTTAACAGATTGGATATGGAAATTAATGAAGGCCAGATATTCGGTGTGATTGGTCCTAACGGTGCCGGTAAAACCACCGTATTTAACTGTATTACCGGTATATATACTCCTGAAGACGGCGAAATAATGTGGGATGGAGAAGATATTACAGGTTTGCAGCCTCATAAAATTGCTATGAAAGGGGTTGTGAGGACATTTCAGACAATTCGGCTTTTTTCAAAAATGAGTGTTGCAGAGAATGTAATGTCCGGAAGGCATTTCAGAAGCAGACAAAAGTGGTGGAATACCATATTTCACACACCAAAATCTTATAAAGATGAAATTGCAAACTGGCAGCATGTAAAAGAAACACTGGAATATTTTGATTTAATAGATTACGCATCACACCCCACCAACAGTCTGCCCTACGGCATCCAGAGAAAGGTTGAAATTGCCCGAGCAATGGCAACGGAGCCAAGACTCTTGATCCTTGATGAGCCCGCAGCTGGTCTGAATGATAGCGAAACACTCGCTTTGGTTGAGCTAATAAACGGTATTCGGAAACAAGGTGTAACAATTCTGCTTATCGAACATGATATGGACCTGGTTATGGAATTAACCGATTATATTACAGTTATTAATTTCGGAGAAAAAATTGCCGAAGGGAAACCCTCCGAAATTCAGAAAAATC